One genomic region from Salvia hispanica cultivar TCC Black 2014 chromosome 2, UniMelb_Shisp_WGS_1.0, whole genome shotgun sequence encodes:
- the LOC125208062 gene encoding putative late blight resistance protein homolog R1B-16 isoform X2 — MAAFGALVSVMHIIDQIQTHPCPPISIDQIQVECLTKVITSLQKFLESYSPHSGYTKEEDVWESRIAETAYDAEDVIESYIVDQIHARSETDVENISSAEFYQGLEKVIENMNLIKSEIEEKMVIVQDQPNIMKSVSTAAAAGSSRSASTTANDVAMVGFDEVLDQMLDKITGGGQDRQILPIVGMGGIGKTTLARNIYVSPLVQESFDVFAWTTISQEYNAKEILRQVHDQVVKGKGDGLSEYELGDYLYKYLFGRKYFIVMDDMWNIEAWDRVRSFFPDNRNGSRIVVTTRLSNLASQFNYSNGLDLNFLDENTSWELFCKIVFGEETCPLELEDVGKKIVQGCKGLPLSIAVIGGLIAKPVRTKESWGSFEKNLSSIVNLKDDENCLQVLYMSYNNLPVHLKPCFLYFGRYGEDEVIRVSELILYLDAEGFIKPINGKSLEEVAEKYVEELVDGNLLIVEKRRHCGKLKSLKMHDLLRDVCLREARKLKFLYVVETKSDPKGIYLYRRIVDRLNKWESPIQSLKSTAPVRSFFGRWSNNFGLLRVSEFEVEDWEEYEKTSVKRVNSRLLLISSPCGYFGNYSPVSYLWNLQTMIIHCKFCVFDIWKMPQVRHVRVSYWPESGTISVPDPLSDDEDMENLQSLHTVDNFKFSAGVLKRILNIKILKLRYQDITGIEGEYYQLNSICCLHKLEYLGLMCTRSYRHWVREMSFPDSLKKLTLQCTYLHWKDMKTKIGYQDEEDNWAWH, encoded by the exons ATGGCAGCCTTTGGAGCTCTAGTTTCTGTTATGCATATTATTGATCAAATCCAAACACATCCATGCCCTCCTATTTCCATTGACCAAATACAGGTTGAATGTCTCACTAAAGTAATTACTTCCTTGCAAAAATTTCTTGAAAGTTATTCTCCCCACAGTGGCTACACTAAAGAAGAAGATGTCTGGGAGAGTCGCATTGCTGAAACGGCTTACGATGCTGAAGATGTGATCGAGTCCTACATTGTCGATCAAATTCATGCTCGATCAGAAACTGATGTAGAAAACATAAGCTCGGCTGAATTCTATCAAG GTCTGGAGAAGGTGATAGAAAACATGAATTTGATCAAGAGTGAGATTGAAGAAAAGATGGTTATAGTTCAAGATCAACCGAACATCATGAAGTCTGTGAGTACTGCTGCTGCTGCAGGCTCGTCTAGATCTGCTTCCACTACTGCTAATGACGTTGCAATGGTTGGTTTTGATGAAGTCTTGGATCAAATGCTGGACAAGATCACTGGAGGGGGACAAGATCGCCAAATTCTCCCGATTGTTGGAATGGGTGGGATAGGTAAGACCACTCTTGCTCGGAATATCTATGTAAGTCCACTTGTCCAGGAGTCTTTTGATGTTTTTGCATGGACTACAATTTCTCAAGAGTATAATGCAAAAGAAATTCTTAGACAAGTTCATGATCAAGTAGTCAAGGGGAAGGGGGATGGTTTAAGTGAATATGAGTTAGGAGATTATTTGTACAAGTATTTGTTTGGAAGGaagtattttattgtaatGGATGATATGTGGAACATAGAGGCATGGGATCGAGTTAGGAGCTTCTTCCCGGATAATAGAAACGGGAGTAGAATTGTAGTGACAACAAGGCTATCAAACTTGGCATCTCAATTTAACTATTCCAATGGtcttgatttgaattttttggatgAGAACACTAGTTGGGAACTATTTTGCAAAATTGTGTTCGGGGAAGAAACTTGCCCTCTTGAGTTGGAGGACgttgggaaaaaaattgtgcAAGGTTGTAAGGGACTTCCACTGTCAATTGCTGTGATAGGGGGGCTTATAGCAAAACCTGTACGAACAAAAGAAAGTTGGGgatcttttgaaaaaaatttaagttcaATTGTAAATTTGAAGGATGACGAAAATTGCTTGCAGGTATTATACATGAGTTATAATAATTTGCCAGTTCATCTAAAACCATGTTTTCTCTATTTCGGAAGATATGGTGAAGATGAAGTGATTCGAGTATCTGAACTCATCCTATATTTGGATGCTGAGGGATTCATAAAACCAATTAATGGGAAAAGTTTGGAAGAGGTAGCAGAAAAGTACGTAGAGGAACTTGTTGATGGAAATCTTCTTATAGTTGAAAAGCGCAGGCATTGTGGGAAACTAAAATCATTGAAAATGCATGACCTGTTGAGGGATGTGTGTTTGAGAGAAGCTCGAAAATTGAAGTTTCTATATGTGGTTGAAACGAAGAGTGATCCAAAAGGCATATATCTTTATCGCCGTATTGTAGACAGGTTAAATAAATGGGAATCTCCAATTCAATCTCTGAAATCCACAGCACCTGTCCGTTCATTCTTTGGGCGTTGGTCAAATAACTTTGGGTTGTTGAGGGTATCCGAGTTTGAAGTAGAAGATTGGGAAGAATATGAGAAGACGTCTGTTAAGCGAGTTAACTCGCgtcttcttttaatttcttctccTTGTGGTTATTTCGGTAACTATTCTCCCGTTTCTTATCTCTGGAATTTGCAGACAATGATTATACATTGCAAGTTTTGTGTTTTCGATATTTGGAAGATGCCTCAAGTTAGGCATGTCAGAGTCTCCTACTGGCCCGAGAGTGGTACAATTTCTGTCCCCGATCCTCTCAGTGACGATGAGGATATGGAAAACCTACAGTCACTTCACACTGTGGACAACTTCAAGTTCAGTGCGGGGGTGCTTAAGAGAATCctcaatatcaaaatattgaaGTTGCGCTATCAAGACATCACAGGAATAGAAGGAGAATATTACCAACTCAACAGTATTTGTTGCCTCCACAAGCTCGAATATCTTGGCCTTATGTGTACCAGAAGCTACAGGCATTGGGTGCGAGAAATGAGCTTTCCAGATTCGCTCAAGAAGTTGACATTGCAATGTACCTATCTTCATTGGAAAGACATGAAGACAAAAATAG GATATCAGGACGAGGAGGATaattgggcgtggcactga
- the LOC125208062 gene encoding putative late blight resistance protein homolog R1B-16 isoform X1, which yields MAAFGALVSVMHIIDQIQTHPCPPISIDQIQVECLTKVITSLQKFLESYSPHSGYTKEEDVWESRIAETAYDAEDVIESYIVDQIHARSETDVENISSAEFYQGLEKVIENMNLIKSEIEEKMVIVQDQPNIMKSVSTAAAAGSSRSASTTANDVAMVGFDEVLDQMLDKITGGGQDRQILPIVGMGGIGKTTLARNIYVSPLVQESFDVFAWTTISQEYNAKEILRQVHDQVVKGKGDGLSEYELGDYLYKYLFGRKYFIVMDDMWNIEAWDRVRSFFPDNRNGSRIVVTTRLSNLASQFNYSNGLDLNFLDENTSWELFCKIVFGEETCPLELEDVGKKIVQGCKGLPLSIAVIGGLIAKPVRTKESWGSFEKNLSSIVNLKDDENCLQVLYMSYNNLPVHLKPCFLYFGRYGEDEVIRVSELILYLDAEGFIKPINGKSLEEVAEKYVEELVDGNLLIVEKRRHCGKLKSLKMHDLLRDVCLREARKLKFLYVVETKSDPKGIYLYRRIVDRLNKWESPIQSLKSTAPVRSFFGRWSNNFGLLRVSEFEVEDWEEYEKTSVKRVNSRLLLISSPCGYFGNYSPVSYLWNLQTMIIHCKFCVFDIWKMPQVRHVRVSYWPESGTISVPDPLSDDEDMENLQSLHTVDNFKFSAGVLKRILNIKILKLRYQDITGIEGEYYQLNSICCLHKLEYLGLMCTRSYRHWVREMSFPDSLKKLTLQCTYLHWKDMKTKIGSLPHLQVLKLRQGSFIGSEWETLEDQFLNLKFLLIERLDLECWITESVHFPCLEHLHLRYVERLREIPSCIGDIPTLHSIKLLCCSNSVVDSARKIIEEQEELGNEDLQISTFEYSRVIVPTSCP from the exons ATGGCAGCCTTTGGAGCTCTAGTTTCTGTTATGCATATTATTGATCAAATCCAAACACATCCATGCCCTCCTATTTCCATTGACCAAATACAGGTTGAATGTCTCACTAAAGTAATTACTTCCTTGCAAAAATTTCTTGAAAGTTATTCTCCCCACAGTGGCTACACTAAAGAAGAAGATGTCTGGGAGAGTCGCATTGCTGAAACGGCTTACGATGCTGAAGATGTGATCGAGTCCTACATTGTCGATCAAATTCATGCTCGATCAGAAACTGATGTAGAAAACATAAGCTCGGCTGAATTCTATCAAG GTCTGGAGAAGGTGATAGAAAACATGAATTTGATCAAGAGTGAGATTGAAGAAAAGATGGTTATAGTTCAAGATCAACCGAACATCATGAAGTCTGTGAGTACTGCTGCTGCTGCAGGCTCGTCTAGATCTGCTTCCACTACTGCTAATGACGTTGCAATGGTTGGTTTTGATGAAGTCTTGGATCAAATGCTGGACAAGATCACTGGAGGGGGACAAGATCGCCAAATTCTCCCGATTGTTGGAATGGGTGGGATAGGTAAGACCACTCTTGCTCGGAATATCTATGTAAGTCCACTTGTCCAGGAGTCTTTTGATGTTTTTGCATGGACTACAATTTCTCAAGAGTATAATGCAAAAGAAATTCTTAGACAAGTTCATGATCAAGTAGTCAAGGGGAAGGGGGATGGTTTAAGTGAATATGAGTTAGGAGATTATTTGTACAAGTATTTGTTTGGAAGGaagtattttattgtaatGGATGATATGTGGAACATAGAGGCATGGGATCGAGTTAGGAGCTTCTTCCCGGATAATAGAAACGGGAGTAGAATTGTAGTGACAACAAGGCTATCAAACTTGGCATCTCAATTTAACTATTCCAATGGtcttgatttgaattttttggatgAGAACACTAGTTGGGAACTATTTTGCAAAATTGTGTTCGGGGAAGAAACTTGCCCTCTTGAGTTGGAGGACgttgggaaaaaaattgtgcAAGGTTGTAAGGGACTTCCACTGTCAATTGCTGTGATAGGGGGGCTTATAGCAAAACCTGTACGAACAAAAGAAAGTTGGGgatcttttgaaaaaaatttaagttcaATTGTAAATTTGAAGGATGACGAAAATTGCTTGCAGGTATTATACATGAGTTATAATAATTTGCCAGTTCATCTAAAACCATGTTTTCTCTATTTCGGAAGATATGGTGAAGATGAAGTGATTCGAGTATCTGAACTCATCCTATATTTGGATGCTGAGGGATTCATAAAACCAATTAATGGGAAAAGTTTGGAAGAGGTAGCAGAAAAGTACGTAGAGGAACTTGTTGATGGAAATCTTCTTATAGTTGAAAAGCGCAGGCATTGTGGGAAACTAAAATCATTGAAAATGCATGACCTGTTGAGGGATGTGTGTTTGAGAGAAGCTCGAAAATTGAAGTTTCTATATGTGGTTGAAACGAAGAGTGATCCAAAAGGCATATATCTTTATCGCCGTATTGTAGACAGGTTAAATAAATGGGAATCTCCAATTCAATCTCTGAAATCCACAGCACCTGTCCGTTCATTCTTTGGGCGTTGGTCAAATAACTTTGGGTTGTTGAGGGTATCCGAGTTTGAAGTAGAAGATTGGGAAGAATATGAGAAGACGTCTGTTAAGCGAGTTAACTCGCgtcttcttttaatttcttctccTTGTGGTTATTTCGGTAACTATTCTCCCGTTTCTTATCTCTGGAATTTGCAGACAATGATTATACATTGCAAGTTTTGTGTTTTCGATATTTGGAAGATGCCTCAAGTTAGGCATGTCAGAGTCTCCTACTGGCCCGAGAGTGGTACAATTTCTGTCCCCGATCCTCTCAGTGACGATGAGGATATGGAAAACCTACAGTCACTTCACACTGTGGACAACTTCAAGTTCAGTGCGGGGGTGCTTAAGAGAATCctcaatatcaaaatattgaaGTTGCGCTATCAAGACATCACAGGAATAGAAGGAGAATATTACCAACTCAACAGTATTTGTTGCCTCCACAAGCTCGAATATCTTGGCCTTATGTGTACCAGAAGCTACAGGCATTGGGTGCGAGAAATGAGCTTTCCAGATTCGCTCAAGAAGTTGACATTGCAATGTACCTATCTTCATTGGAAAGACATGAAGACAAAAATAGGTTCGTTGCCCCATCTTCAAGTTCTCAAGTTGAGACAAGGTTCCTTTATTGGGTCTGAGTGGGAGACATTGGAAGACCAATTCTTGAATCTCAAGTTCCTGCTGATTGAAAGATTGGATCTAGAGTGTTGGATCACTGAAAGCGTCCACTTTCCATGCCTTGAGCACCTTCATCTTCGCTATGTAGAAAGGTTGAGGGAAATTCCTTCATGCATCGGAGACATACCAACACTTCACTCAATTAAGTTGTTATGTTGTAGTAATTCTGTGGTGGATTCAGCTCGGAAAATTATAGAGGAGCAAGAGGAACTCGGCAATGAAGACCTTCAAATATCGACCTTCGAATATTCCAGGGTAATAGTTCCAACGTCTTGTCCTTGA
- the LOC125206540 gene encoding uncharacterized protein LOC125206540 translates to MVIYSEHSNRVLVSKLGEFVCAEDDAGETVLHLAIIRYLAKDTKIDKKSKNSKWETPIKILKQRISYSGSDHETDEIKQLLRSGSGHSSQTPRFEWLTKKRDSIMVVAILCATMAFQAVVSPGKVWQEDTPAHRAGEAVMAYKDPRSYRNFIRSNTVAFVTSLSVILLLIIGLPFKYKFFMWVSVTTVGVTYGISIMVAAPHAQKESLRIQLAIAAWVGLNEKDPNA, encoded by the exons Atggtcatctactccgaac ATTCCAACAGGGTTTTGGTGAGTAAGCTAGGTGAGTTTGTGTGTGCAGAGGATGATGCTGGAGAGACTGTTTTGCATTTGGCT ATTATTCGATACTTGGCTAAAGACACCAAGATCGACAAGAAATCAAAGAATTCGAAATGGGAAACTCCAATAAAAATCCTGAAGCAACGCATCTCCTATTCCGGATCCGACCACGAAACGGACGAAATCAAACAGTTGCTCCGGAGTGGATCCGGCCACTCCTCTCAAACCCCACGGTTCGAGTGGCTGACGAAGAAGCGCGACTCCATCATGGTGGTGGCGATCCTGTGCGCCACCATGGCGTTCCAGGCCGTTGTCAGCCCCGGCAAAGTGTGGCAGGAGGACACTCCTGCCCACAGGGCCGGGGAGGCCGTGATGGCCTACAAAGACCCTCGCAGTTACCGCAACTTCATACGCTCCAACACGGTGGCATTTGTGACGTCACTCAGCGTCATACTGCTGCTCATCATTGGCTTACCCTTCAAGTACAAATTCTTCATGTGGGTCTCCGTCACCACCGTCGGAGTCACCTATGGAATTTCAATCATGGTAGCAGCTCCTCATGCCCAGAAGGAATCCCTCAGAATCCAGCTTGCGATCGCTGCCTGGGTCGGTCTTAATGAAAAAGACCCAAATGCATAG